A window of Sulfuricurvum sp. contains these coding sequences:
- a CDS encoding ABC transporter substrate-binding protein has protein sequence MKKLFLLFIIFTSFLWAQESITLQLPWLHQFQFAGYYVAKEKGYYSDAGLDVSLQDARTKLTAPEAVLSNKAQYGVGRSSLIVDYARGKPFVLMAAPFQSSPMMLLVRADSGIKTAKDLRGKRIMLTDDTIEGIEIQAMMKSVGLNTKDLQLQPHSYNPMSLARKETDAMVAYLSNEPYVLKKAGIETQALYPKDYGFDYYSDFLFTTKDETISHPERAQAFYDASIRGWLWAFEHIEETAAIIYRDYNPQHKSLEALIYEGKVLKKLAFKDNVPFGTIDPVRLDMIAQGYRLMGLIDHLPLFKPLIFKNSNLQLNADEMKWLSEHPIIRVGVDKNWPPMESVDSNGEYFGVSASYLKLLEKRLGVKFEIDFNHPKWSDSLSAVEDKKLDMLACAAITSKRQSKLKFSRSYMKQSIVIVANSDVGYVYHLDDLRGKTIAVVKSYATEEFLKKNYPDIQTVVVNSSLEALQAVKKGKAYACLEGLNVVSYLIERHDLKGLKVVGETPYQYDLAFAFRNDWGMLANITDKVLSTMTPQEYKEIHGQWLVMKHQEPTDYFYVWTSALVLAGIFLLITYKNRQLDELVRRRTDELEEFNQRLQEEIEKAVEKNRTQEKILMQQAKMAEIGSLVESIAHQWRQPLNILGLSMTKLSLGFGFGRSAEIEKTIEIVEQQIQYMSQTIDDFRNFFKQDRVQSQVNISQIIADVETLLGPLLLRKKITLVRTIDPSVSVKVYPNELKQVLINIVNNAREAIEHSKQKERTISISCEDNQKFCTIAIEDSGGGVPLHIIDKIFDPYFTTKFESQGTGIGLYMAKMIVEKHFLGKLSVHNTINGACFEIRINHILS, from the coding sequence ATGAAAAAATTATTCTTATTATTTATTATTTTTACCAGTTTTTTATGGGCTCAAGAGAGTATTACGCTACAGCTACCGTGGCTCCACCAGTTTCAGTTTGCCGGATATTATGTCGCGAAAGAAAAAGGATATTACTCCGATGCGGGATTGGATGTGTCACTTCAAGATGCACGCACTAAACTTACTGCCCCTGAAGCGGTTTTAAGTAATAAAGCCCAATATGGGGTAGGGCGTTCATCGCTGATTGTCGATTATGCTCGCGGAAAACCTTTTGTCCTTATGGCGGCTCCTTTTCAATCTTCCCCTATGATGCTTTTAGTTCGAGCAGACTCTGGGATTAAAACAGCCAAAGATTTGAGGGGAAAACGTATCATGCTCACCGATGATACGATTGAGGGTATTGAGATACAAGCAATGATGAAAAGCGTTGGCTTGAACACAAAAGATTTACAACTGCAACCCCACTCTTATAATCCGATGTCGTTAGCGCGCAAAGAGACCGATGCAATGGTTGCCTATCTCTCTAATGAACCCTATGTCCTCAAAAAAGCAGGGATAGAGACCCAAGCCCTTTACCCAAAAGATTATGGGTTTGACTACTACAGCGATTTTTTATTTACCACCAAAGATGAGACTATTAGCCACCCTGAACGTGCGCAAGCGTTTTATGATGCATCAATACGGGGATGGTTATGGGCGTTTGAGCATATCGAAGAGACGGCTGCTATCATTTACAGAGATTATAACCCACAGCATAAATCACTCGAAGCCCTTATTTACGAGGGAAAAGTTCTTAAAAAATTAGCATTTAAAGATAATGTCCCTTTTGGGACGATAGATCCGGTGCGACTCGATATGATTGCGCAAGGGTACCGCTTGATGGGACTGATTGATCATCTCCCCTTATTTAAACCGTTGATTTTTAAAAATAGTAATTTACAGCTTAATGCTGATGAGATGAAATGGTTGAGTGAACATCCGATTATTCGCGTCGGGGTGGATAAAAATTGGCCCCCTATGGAATCGGTAGATAGTAACGGTGAATATTTTGGAGTGAGTGCTTCGTATTTAAAACTTTTAGAAAAACGGCTAGGGGTCAAATTCGAGATCGATTTTAACCATCCAAAATGGAGTGATTCATTAAGTGCGGTAGAAGATAAAAAACTCGATATGCTCGCGTGCGCCGCAATCACCTCTAAACGGCAAAGTAAGCTGAAATTTAGTCGTTCATACATGAAACAATCGATTGTTATTGTGGCTAATTCGGATGTCGGATATGTGTATCATCTCGATGATTTACGGGGTAAAACGATTGCCGTCGTCAAATCGTATGCAACGGAAGAATTTCTCAAAAAAAATTACCCTGATATTCAGACGGTTGTCGTGAACTCCTCTTTGGAAGCATTACAAGCGGTTAAAAAAGGGAAAGCGTACGCCTGTTTAGAGGGGCTAAATGTTGTTAGTTACTTGATAGAACGGCATGACCTTAAGGGGCTAAAAGTAGTCGGGGAAACACCTTATCAATACGATTTGGCATTTGCATTTCGAAACGATTGGGGGATGCTTGCTAACATAACCGATAAAGTACTCTCCACGATGACCCCTCAAGAGTATAAAGAGATACATGGACAATGGTTGGTAATGAAGCATCAAGAGCCAACCGACTATTTTTATGTTTGGACGTCGGCATTGGTTCTTGCAGGTATCTTTTTGTTGATAACGTATAAAAATCGACAGTTGGATGAACTGGTACGCCGACGTACCGATGAGCTAGAAGAGTTTAATCAGCGCTTGCAAGAAGAGATTGAGAAAGCGGTTGAAAAAAATCGGACACAAGAAAAAATATTGATGCAACAAGCAAAAATGGCCGAAATCGGTTCATTGGTAGAATCAATCGCCCATCAATGGCGTCAACCTCTCAATATTTTAGGTCTTTCCATGACAAAACTTAGTTTGGGATTTGGGTTTGGTCGTTCAGCAGAGATAGAAAAAACAATCGAAATAGTAGAACAACAAATTCAATATATGTCGCAGACTATTGATGATTTTAGAAACTTTTTTAAACAAGATCGTGTTCAAAGCCAAGTGAATATTTCACAAATCATAGCGGATGTTGAGACATTGCTCGGTCCATTGTTATTACGAAAAAAGATCACACTTGTTCGCACTATTGACCCTTCAGTCAGTGTAAAAGTCTATCCTAACGAGCTAAAACAGGTACTTATTAACATCGTCAATAATGCACGGGAAGCGATTGAGCATAGCAAGCAAAAAGAGAGAACCATTAGCATCTCTTGTGAGGATAACCAAAAATTTTGTACGATTGCTATCGAAGATAGTGGTGGCGGAGTACCGCTTCATATTATTGATAAAATTTTTGACCCCTATTTCACAACAAAATTTGAATCCCAAGGGACAGGAATCGGGTTGTATATGGCGAAGATGATTGTCGAAAAGCATTTTTTAGGGAAGTTGAGCGTCCATAATACGATTAATGGAGCGTGTTTTGAGATTCGAATAAATCATATCCTTAGTTAA
- a CDS encoding biotin synthase: protein MTKKIFLCSICNINSGTCNEDCKFCSQSVKYKADIERYKQKPLDQILEEARRLEALGALGFCLVTAQKGLDDKTLDFVCNIASTLRREVPRLRLIACNGTASVDQLKELQKSGIHAYNHNLETSREFYPQICTTHPWEERYETCENVNSVGLKLISGGIFGMGETDNDHLSMLHSLKALNPVSVPLNFYHHNPALPLNPSPLSIDDALNLVRLSRTILDSTDRIMIAGGREITFKERQHEIFEAGANSIVIGNYLTTAGREAHADLEMLQKMGFEIALTPDDK from the coding sequence ATGACCAAAAAAATATTTTTATGCTCTATCTGCAACATCAATAGCGGAACCTGTAACGAAGATTGCAAATTTTGCTCTCAAAGTGTCAAATACAAAGCCGATATCGAACGGTATAAACAAAAGCCATTGGATCAAATATTAGAGGAAGCTCGCCGCCTCGAAGCACTTGGAGCCCTCGGATTTTGTCTCGTCACTGCCCAAAAAGGGTTGGATGATAAAACCCTCGACTTTGTCTGTAACATCGCTTCAACCCTCAGACGTGAAGTGCCGCGACTACGGCTCATCGCCTGCAACGGTACGGCAAGTGTCGATCAGCTCAAAGAGCTCCAAAAATCGGGTATCCATGCCTATAACCATAATTTGGAGACCAGTCGAGAGTTTTATCCCCAAATCTGTACCACCCACCCGTGGGAAGAGCGGTATGAAACGTGTGAAAACGTCAACTCGGTAGGGTTAAAGCTAATCAGTGGTGGTATTTTCGGGATGGGAGAAACGGATAATGACCATCTTAGTATGCTCCATTCACTGAAAGCACTCAATCCCGTCTCTGTACCACTGAACTTTTACCACCATAATCCAGCATTACCGCTAAATCCTAGCCCTCTTAGTATCGATGATGCCCTAAATTTAGTCCGTCTATCCCGCACTATTTTAGACTCAACGGATCGGATTATGATTGCAGGAGGACGTGAAATCACATTTAAAGAGCGTCAACATGAGATTTTTGAAGCAGGGGCAAACAGCATCGTAATCGGAAACTACCTCACCACCGCAGGACGAGAAGCCCATGCTGATTTAGAGATGCTTCAAAAGATGGGGTTTGAGATTGCGTTAACACCGGACGATAAATAG
- the topA gene encoding type I DNA topoisomerase: MKLIIVESPAKAKTIKNFLTNDYEVIASKGHIRDLPKARFGIKIDNETITPEYKISEDSTATVKQIQELAKKSETIYLATDEDREGEAIGWHIAHAIGKDPESLPRIVFHEITKNAIMHALESPRTINMDRVNAQQARRLLDRIVGYKLSPLLASKIQKGLSAGRVQSSTLKIVVDREREIRAFIPEEYWSIDTLFKTDIDATLIQFENEKIEKLTIKTGDNAKKIVETLKAESFTVGEIETKERKSSTPPPFMTSTLQQAASSSLSFSPKKTMMVAQALYEGVKTPEGVSGVITYMRTDSLNLATEAVDAARELILNRYGKAYLPENPKVYTKKSKGAQEAHEAIRPTMLSFTPEVAATYLKPDEIKLYRLIYNRFIACQMNDARFEQQSITFESEKAEFRATGRKLLFDGFYRVTGSDDKDKLLPTLTTGQKIDIQTISTEQHFTEPPSRYSEASLIKKLESEGIGRPSTYAPTVSTLQARNYIDIEKRAIIPTEIAFTVTEMLEKHFNEIVDANFTATMEETLDEIGEEGKSWQKILLDFYHPFMAKVDAGKTDIVSLKMAKPLGRNCPQCGSELLLRSGRFGEFIACSGFPKCKYTEQTEENQKAAPTTADEASEEVCDKCGSAMVIKNGRNGQFLACSGYPTCKNTKTLNQETKFSEVPCPDCGGKLQWRQSRRGAFWGCEHYPKCKFISKFEPSDKKCEVVGCGGALAPRTYRNKEVYECVKCKDRTPREESGE, from the coding sequence TTGAAACTCATCATTGTAGAGTCTCCGGCTAAAGCCAAGACCATAAAAAACTTTCTCACCAACGACTATGAAGTGATCGCTTCCAAAGGGCATATCCGTGATTTGCCTAAAGCGCGCTTCGGGATCAAAATCGATAACGAAACCATTACCCCTGAGTACAAAATCAGTGAGGACAGTACCGCAACGGTCAAACAGATTCAAGAGCTCGCTAAAAAATCAGAGACCATTTACCTCGCGACCGATGAGGACCGCGAAGGAGAAGCTATCGGCTGGCACATCGCCCATGCTATCGGCAAAGACCCCGAGTCGCTACCGCGTATCGTGTTTCATGAGATTACCAAAAATGCAATCATGCACGCATTGGAATCTCCACGCACTATCAATATGGATCGTGTAAATGCCCAACAAGCACGCCGTTTATTGGATCGTATCGTGGGGTACAAACTCTCGCCATTGCTCGCGAGTAAAATCCAAAAAGGGCTCTCTGCCGGACGGGTTCAATCCTCAACGCTTAAAATAGTCGTTGATCGTGAACGGGAAATCCGTGCTTTTATCCCCGAAGAGTATTGGAGCATTGATACCCTCTTTAAAACCGATATCGATGCAACTCTCATCCAATTTGAGAATGAAAAAATCGAAAAACTGACTATTAAAACAGGAGATAACGCCAAAAAAATCGTTGAGACCCTCAAAGCAGAGAGTTTCACCGTAGGAGAGATCGAGACCAAAGAGCGTAAAAGTTCTACCCCTCCGCCGTTTATGACCTCCACTCTGCAACAAGCGGCAAGTTCCTCGTTGAGCTTTTCTCCGAAGAAAACAATGATGGTAGCCCAAGCGTTGTACGAAGGGGTAAAAACTCCCGAGGGTGTCTCCGGTGTTATCACCTATATGCGTACCGATTCATTGAACCTCGCTACCGAAGCGGTCGATGCGGCGCGCGAACTGATTTTAAATCGCTATGGCAAAGCGTATCTCCCTGAAAATCCAAAAGTCTATACGAAAAAATCCAAAGGGGCGCAAGAGGCGCACGAAGCGATCCGCCCTACGATGCTCAGCTTTACCCCAGAGGTAGCGGCAACGTACCTAAAACCCGATGAGATTAAACTCTACCGTCTCATCTACAACCGCTTTATCGCGTGTCAGATGAACGATGCCCGCTTTGAGCAACAAAGCATCACCTTTGAAAGCGAAAAGGCCGAGTTTCGTGCTACCGGACGCAAACTCTTATTTGATGGATTTTACCGTGTAACGGGAAGTGATGACAAAGACAAACTACTTCCGACCCTCACCACAGGTCAAAAAATCGACATCCAAACCATCTCAACCGAGCAACACTTTACCGAGCCCCCATCACGCTACTCCGAAGCGAGCTTGATTAAAAAACTCGAATCAGAAGGGATTGGACGTCCATCGACCTACGCACCAACCGTCTCAACCCTCCAAGCACGTAACTATATTGATATTGAAAAACGTGCCATTATCCCGACCGAGATAGCCTTTACCGTCACTGAGATGTTAGAGAAACATTTTAACGAAATCGTCGATGCCAACTTTACCGCAACGATGGAAGAGACCCTCGATGAAATCGGCGAAGAGGGGAAATCGTGGCAAAAAATCCTCCTCGATTTCTATCACCCGTTTATGGCAAAAGTAGACGCGGGCAAAACCGATATCGTGAGCCTCAAAATGGCGAAACCGTTGGGGAGAAATTGTCCACAATGCGGCAGTGAATTGTTGTTGCGCTCAGGTCGTTTCGGAGAGTTTATCGCCTGTAGCGGTTTCCCGAAATGCAAATACACCGAACAAACCGAAGAGAACCAAAAAGCGGCACCGACAACAGCGGATGAAGCAAGCGAAGAGGTGTGCGACAAATGTGGAAGTGCGATGGTGATTAAAAACGGTCGCAACGGACAATTTCTCGCTTGTAGCGGATATCCTACGTGTAAAAATACCAAAACGCTCAACCAAGAGACCAAGTTTTCCGAAGTTCCTTGTCCTGATTGTGGCGGAAAACTGCAATGGAGACAATCTCGCCGTGGAGCGTTTTGGGGATGTGAGCACTATCCGAAATGTAAATTTATCTCCAAATTTGAACCGAGTGATAAAAAATGTGAGGTTGTCGGATGTGGTGGTGCACTCGCACCACGTACTTACCGTAACAAAGAGGTCTACGAGTGTGTCAAATGTAAAGATCGTACACCGCGAGAAGAGAGTGGTGAGTGA
- the msrA gene encoding peptide-methionine (S)-S-oxide reductase MsrA: protein MAQVEKALLGGGCFWCIEAVYSRVIGVKSAISGYAGGMRPHPTYEQVCTGVSGHAEVVEVTYDPLVITYGEILEIFWTIHNPTTLNSQGADRGTQYRSVIYYYNSDQKENALISIAEEQKNWSDPIVTELLPAPEFYPAEGYHQNYYSEHPTQGYCYAVIAPKLEKFMKKFGEKIKEQV, encoded by the coding sequence ATGGCACAGGTAGAAAAAGCTCTGTTAGGTGGTGGATGTTTTTGGTGTATAGAAGCTGTATATAGCCGTGTAATCGGAGTAAAGAGTGCCATTAGCGGTTATGCAGGGGGAATGCGTCCTCACCCTACGTATGAGCAAGTGTGTACAGGGGTTAGCGGTCATGCTGAAGTGGTTGAAGTAACGTATGATCCCTTGGTAATAACCTATGGAGAAATTTTAGAAATTTTTTGGACTATACATAACCCTACAACACTCAATTCCCAAGGAGCTGATCGTGGGACACAATACCGTTCCGTAATTTATTATTATAATAGTGATCAAAAAGAAAATGCATTGATCTCGATAGCAGAGGAACAAAAAAATTGGAGTGATCCGATTGTGACAGAACTTTTGCCTGCACCTGAGTTTTATCCGGCAGAAGGGTATCATCAAAATTATTATAGTGAACATCCGACGCAAGGGTATTGTTATGCAGTGATAGCACCAAAATTAGAGAAATTTATGAAGAAATTTGGAGAGAAGATAAAAGAGCAAGTATAG
- a CDS encoding metallophosphoesterase gives MKIGILSDTHSKVGRSQKAINHLKQMGAEFLIHAGDIVKPEILEQLKQSGLKYMAVYGNNDARLVEFHTKYNLVQEPHYFTLANTKCKLMHLPFYMNADAEVILFGHTHVFECDFKHHTLFLNPGETCARDEPFSSCAMLEITDISFVVTQYSRAIGSEIFEETHYTFERSKK, from the coding sequence GTGAAAATCGGTATTCTCTCCGACACCCACTCTAAAGTTGGACGTTCTCAAAAAGCAATCAACCACCTCAAGCAAATGGGGGCAGAGTTTCTAATCCATGCCGGAGATATCGTCAAACCTGAAATCTTAGAACAGCTGAAACAAAGCGGTTTGAAATACATGGCAGTCTATGGTAACAACGATGCACGATTGGTAGAGTTTCACACCAAATACAATCTTGTCCAAGAGCCTCACTATTTTACATTAGCCAACACCAAATGCAAACTGATGCACCTACCGTTTTACATGAATGCCGATGCCGAAGTGATACTGTTTGGACATACCCATGTCTTTGAGTGTGATTTTAAACACCACACCCTCTTCCTCAATCCGGGAGAGACGTGCGCGCGCGATGAGCCGTTTTCATCGTGTGCGATGTTAGAGATTACCGACATCTCTTTTGTGGTTACCCAATACTCCAGAGCTATCGGAAGCGAAATCTTTGAAGAGACCCACTATACCTTTGAGAGATCCAAAAAATGA
- a CDS encoding OmpA family protein, producing the protein MKKFALSALLAATLVSASDYNYEITPMAGYVYPSGQRLDNHTAFGGEFQYNDVDSLLKPEVSAIWSNADYEYIRPHATDIWRTAINGVYDYKTSNNITPFAKAGLGYEHITDRGNGIDNLNHNGAFADVGAGVKMGITDQIALKLEAIEMLKFNHFDWDNSLLIMAGLNFAFDKKAAPVIPAPVVVPAPKPVVVEEPVIVPAPKPVVVPAPVVVPAPVVIPAPVVVPAQKPVVVAPIDSDKDGVLDPKDKCPNTPVGFKVDADGCPLTATLHLNYATNSNTVDAKGTAEVNAFAEFLKASPAYKTSIVGHTDDVGSTDSNQKLSEKRAAGVKDMLVKAGVASDRIATAGKGESQPVATNKTKEGRADNRRIEVELTR; encoded by the coding sequence ATGAAAAAATTCGCTCTCTCAGCGTTGCTCGCCGCTACACTTGTAAGCGCAAGTGACTATAATTATGAAATCACTCCAATGGCAGGTTATGTATACCCATCAGGGCAACGTCTCGATAATCACACTGCTTTTGGTGGAGAATTTCAATACAATGATGTTGATTCACTTTTAAAACCGGAAGTATCTGCAATTTGGAGTAATGCCGATTACGAATATATCAGACCGCATGCAACCGATATTTGGCGTACAGCTATCAATGGTGTCTATGATTATAAAACCAGTAATAATATTACACCGTTTGCCAAAGCGGGTCTTGGCTATGAACACATTACTGATCGCGGAAACGGAATTGATAATCTAAACCATAACGGTGCTTTCGCTGATGTCGGTGCCGGTGTAAAAATGGGCATTACCGATCAAATCGCCCTTAAACTCGAAGCTATCGAAATGTTGAAATTTAACCATTTTGATTGGGACAACAGTTTACTCATCATGGCTGGGCTTAACTTTGCATTTGACAAAAAAGCTGCTCCTGTTATTCCAGCTCCAGTCGTTGTTCCAGCTCCTAAACCAGTAGTGGTTGAAGAACCTGTCATCGTTCCAGCTCCAAAACCGGTTGTTGTTCCAGCTCCGGTTGTTGTACCTGCACCAGTAGTTATACCAGCTCCAGTGGTTGTACCTGCTCAAAAACCGGTTGTTGTTGCTCCGATTGATAGCGATAAAGACGGCGTTTTAGATCCTAAAGATAAATGTCCTAATACTCCAGTCGGTTTTAAAGTAGATGCAGACGGTTGTCCTCTTACAGCGACATTACACCTTAACTATGCTACTAACTCAAATACAGTGGATGCAAAAGGGACTGCTGAAGTCAATGCGTTTGCAGAGTTCTTAAAAGCAAGTCCAGCATACAAAACATCTATCGTTGGGCATACCGATGATGTAGGGTCTACCGATTCTAATCAAAAACTCTCTGAAAAACGTGCTGCCGGCGTTAAAGATATGCTTGTAAAAGCTGGTGTTGCTTCTGATCGTATTGCAACAGCAGGTAAAGGTGAATCTCAACCGGTTGCGACAAACAAAACAAAAGAAGGTCGTGCTGACAACCGCCGTATCGAAGTTGAACTTACACGCTAA
- a CDS encoding NAD(P)-binding domain-containing protein: MEHLYQLAIIGAGPAGIATAIESYALGMRDIVLLEKDENHNATIRKFYKDNKRVDVDWKGQKIELDGTIYFVDGTKETTLDFFDQLLDNEVMELRTHTEVQKIVKTDEGFEVFIAGSSLRAKYVVVTIGRMGKPNKPDYKIPPSIKNQVHYTLDACGSGEKIMVVGGGDSAIEYAVELCDRNEVAICYRRGTFRRANPTNQADIDRVVSDGLVRAMLNTEIVELESEGGQVKVIFGDGESELFDRLVYAIGGTTPSGFLQSSGIREEDGKPVHNEDYETNVEGLFVAGDITQESGGSIALGLNHGFAIANHIMNK; this comes from the coding sequence ATGGAACATCTGTATCAATTAGCGATTATTGGAGCTGGACCTGCTGGAATAGCTACGGCAATTGAGAGCTATGCATTAGGGATGCGTGACATTGTTTTACTGGAAAAAGATGAAAATCACAATGCGACGATTCGAAAATTTTATAAAGATAACAAACGTGTCGATGTTGATTGGAAAGGGCAAAAAATTGAGTTGGACGGAACGATTTATTTCGTCGATGGAACCAAAGAAACAACACTTGATTTTTTCGATCAATTGCTTGATAATGAGGTTATGGAGCTTCGCACCCACACCGAGGTACAAAAAATTGTGAAAACAGATGAGGGATTTGAAGTATTTATTGCCGGAAGCTCCCTCCGTGCGAAATACGTGGTTGTTACTATCGGACGGATGGGTAAACCCAATAAACCCGATTATAAAATTCCTCCATCGATTAAAAATCAAGTTCATTATACTCTTGATGCATGTGGATCGGGAGAAAAAATTATGGTTGTCGGCGGCGGGGATTCGGCTATCGAGTATGCCGTAGAGCTGTGTGATCGTAATGAGGTTGCGATTTGTTATCGCAGAGGGACTTTTAGACGGGCTAATCCTACGAACCAAGCCGATATCGACCGTGTCGTTTCTGATGGCTTAGTACGGGCAATGCTCAACACAGAGATCGTCGAGCTTGAGAGTGAGGGTGGACAAGTAAAAGTTATTTTTGGAGATGGTGAATCTGAGCTGTTTGATCGACTGGTCTACGCTATCGGCGGAACAACGCCGAGCGGATTTTTGCAAAGCAGCGGAATCCGTGAAGAGGATGGAAAACCTGTCCATAATGAAGACTATGAGACCAATGTCGAGGGGCTTTTTGTCGCAGGAGATATCACCCAAGAATCGGGTGGCTCTATCGCGTTAGGATTGAATCACGGTTTCGCGATTGCGAACCATATTATGAATAAATAG
- a CDS encoding flagellin B, giving the protein MGFKINTNIAALNAHNNAMINNRSLDSSLSKLSSGLRINTAADDASGMAIADSLRSQSSALGQAISNANDGIGMIQVADKAMDEQLKILDTIKTKATQAAQDGQTADSRKALQKDITRLIESLNTIANTTSFNGQQMLSGGFSNKEFQIGAYSNQTVKASIGSTQATKIGSIHVETGATVTASSNLAAVINGVTLESVKISTSAGSGLGALAAVINKNQDQLGVRATANVEHSMTASLTAGDVVSLSINGVKIGTISGVQTGDNDGRLVNAINAVKTQTGVEAFTDTQGQLHLRSLDGRGIVATAGAGTFSGVTTYGRLTLTRLDSRDITMTSAGMANSANTTVNLNDVINSFDANVASAAGAHVLSSATSALGTGVETLRGAMLVMDIAESAQKLLDSIRSDLGSVQNQMVSTINNISVTQVNVKAAESNIRDVDFAAESANFSKYNILAQSGSYAMSQANAVQQNVLRLLQ; this is encoded by the coding sequence ATGGGATTTAAAATCAACACAAACATAGCGGCATTAAATGCTCACAACAACGCGATGATTAATAACCGTAGTTTGGATAGTTCTCTCTCTAAACTTTCAAGTGGTCTTCGTATCAATACAGCGGCGGACGATGCATCAGGAATGGCGATTGCGGATTCACTACGATCACAATCAAGTGCATTAGGACAAGCGATATCGAATGCGAATGACGGAATTGGTATGATCCAAGTTGCCGATAAAGCAATGGACGAACAACTAAAAATTCTTGATACAATTAAAACCAAAGCGACTCAAGCGGCACAAGACGGTCAAACAGCCGATTCTCGTAAAGCACTCCAAAAAGACATTACACGTTTGATTGAGAGTTTGAACACTATTGCCAATACCACTTCGTTCAACGGTCAACAAATGCTATCTGGTGGATTTAGTAATAAAGAGTTCCAAATCGGAGCATACTCAAACCAAACCGTTAAAGCGAGTATCGGGTCAACCCAAGCAACCAAAATCGGTTCAATACACGTAGAGACAGGTGCTACTGTAACAGCTTCAAGTAATCTTGCAGCCGTGATCAACGGTGTAACACTAGAGTCTGTAAAAATCAGTACCAGTGCAGGGAGCGGATTAGGTGCTCTTGCGGCTGTTATCAACAAAAACCAAGATCAACTTGGTGTTCGTGCGACAGCAAATGTTGAGCATTCAATGACAGCATCCCTAACAGCTGGAGATGTTGTTAGTCTTTCTATTAATGGTGTTAAAATCGGAACGATCAGCGGTGTACAAACCGGAGATAATGACGGACGTTTGGTGAATGCGATCAATGCGGTTAAAACGCAAACCGGAGTAGAAGCATTTACCGATACACAAGGTCAATTGCATTTGCGAAGCCTTGATGGACGCGGTATTGTAGCAACTGCCGGAGCAGGTACCTTCTCAGGGGTTACAACGTACGGACGATTGACATTGACTCGCTTGGATTCACGTGATATCACAATGACAAGTGCGGGGATGGCTAATTCAGCAAATACAACTGTCAACTTGAACGATGTTATCAATTCTTTTGATGCCAATGTTGCGAGTGCAGCCGGAGCACATGTTCTTTCAAGTGCAACTAGCGCACTCGGTACGGGTGTTGAGACACTTCGCGGAGCGATGTTGGTTATGGATATTGCTGAATCAGCACAAAAATTGCTTGATTCTATCCGTTCGGATCTTGGTTCAGTCCAAAATCAAATGGTATCAACGATCAATAATATCTCTGTAACGCAAGTAAATGTTAAAGCGGCAGAGTCGAATATTCGTGATGTCGATTTTGCGGCAGAATCTGCGAACTTCTCTAAATACAACATCCTTGCTCAGTCTGGCTCTTATGCTATGTCTCAAGCAAATGCTGTTCAACAAAATGTTCTTAGACTACTTCA